From the Lathyrus oleraceus cultivar Zhongwan6 chromosome 4, CAAS_Psat_ZW6_1.0, whole genome shotgun sequence genome, one window contains:
- the LOC127073357 gene encoding acyl carrier protein 1, chloroplastic, with the protein MASITGTSFSITAFQQSLVPGSASRFSNPKSVSLSIKGRAFPSLTLQSRVHRFQVTCAAKPETVTKVSDIVKKQLALADGTEVTGESKFSALGADSLDTVEIVMGLEEEFGISVEEESAQAITTVQEAADMIEKLLESKTA; encoded by the exons ATGGCCTCCATCACCGGAACTTCATTTTCCATCACCGCATTCCAACAATCACTG GTACCTGGTTCTGCTTCCAGATTCTCTAACCCGAAATCAGTTTCCCTTTCGATTAAAGGGAGAGCCTTTCCATCACTTACATTGCAATCTAGGGTACACCGCTTTCAAGTTACCTGTGCA GCCAAACCAGAAACTGTAACTAAGGTCAGTGACATTGTCAAAAAACAATTGGCATTGGCAGATGGGACTGAGGTCACCGGAGAGTCCAAATTTTCTGCCCTTGGAGCTGATTCTCTCGACACG GTTGAGATTGTGATGGGACTTGAGGAGGAGTTTGGTATCAGTGTTGAAGAAGAAAGTGCCCAGGCCATTACCACTGTTCAAGAAGCAGCAGATATGATTGAGAAGCTTCTTGAAAGCAAGACTGCTTAA